TCAATCAATTCTAAATATTTAAGCCCCGCTGTTGGCATACTTTTATCAGCTCTCTCGTTTGTCTATTTTCAGTTTATAACTTTCAACCAATTACTTATGGCATTGAAAAACAACAATCAATTTGCACTTATTACCGGGGCCACCAGTGGCTTTGGATATGAGCTTGCGAAATTATTTGCACAGGATGGGTATAATCTGGTGCTGGTAGCCCGCCTGGAAGATCGTCTTCAGGAAGTAGCGGATGAGATTATTAATCTGTTTGGTGTGGAGGTTATTCCGCTTCCAAAAGATTTATTTGACCCAAACGCACCATTCGAAATCTATGATGATATTAAAGCGCAAGGCATTGCCATTTCGGTGCTGGTCAATAATGCAGGGCAGGGAGAATATGGAAAATTTTCAGAAACTGACCTTGATCGTGAATTAGACATCATTCAGCTCAACGTCGGCGCCTTAGTGAGCCTGACTAAACTTTTTCTTAAAGAGATGGTGGAGCGGAATGAAGGAAAAATTCTTCAGTTGGGATCGGTAGTGAGTACTATGCCTGCACCAATGATGGCTGTTTATGGTGCAACAAAGGCATTTGTGCTTTCATTCAGTGAGGCTCTTATAAATGAATTGAAAGGTACTAATGTTACCCTTACTGCATTACTTCCCGGCGCCAGCGATACTGATTTCTTTCATAAAGCTCATGCAGAAGACACAGTAACCTATAGAGAAGAAAAGCTCTCGAAGCCTGCGGACG
This is a stretch of genomic DNA from Chitinophagales bacterium. It encodes these proteins:
- a CDS encoding SDR family oxidoreductase; amino-acid sequence: MALKNNNQFALITGATSGFGYELAKLFAQDGYNLVLVARLEDRLQEVADEIINLFGVEVIPLPKDLFDPNAPFEIYDDIKAQGIAISVLVNNAGQGEYGKFSETDLDRELDIIQLNVGALVSLTKLFLKEMVERNEGKILQLGSVVSTMPAPMMAVYGATKAFVLSFSEALINELKGTNVTLTALLPGASDTDFFHKAHAEDTVTYREEKLSKPADVARDGYEALMKGESKIVSGWKNKVQVGIVSSP